The Solibacillus sp. FSL W7-1464 genome contains a region encoding:
- the rlmD gene encoding 23S rRNA (uracil(1939)-C(5))-methyltransferase RlmD, giving the protein MSAPIKKNDRQTVYIEDLTHDGNGVAKIDGYPLFIQGALPGETAEIHVMKTLKNYGFAKVVNILEKSPDRVEAPCVYFSQCGGCQLQHLSYEGQLKWKQNMVANVMKRLGKIDAPVLPVKGMEEPWHYRNKSQIPFAQNEAGQMVAGFYKTKSHSIVDMERCLIQTGEADVVMADLKRELEILGVRPYDEKTHQGMLRHVVVRKGRATGEVMVVLVTKSKKFPQASAAIEKIRALIPNVTSIVQNINGEKTNVIFGNDTFTLWGKDTIEDTIGNVRFEISARSFYQVNPVQTEVLYKQALDYAQLTGNERVIDAYCGIGSISLFLAQKAGHVMGVEIVEQAIEDAKRNAALNGFTNTYFEAGPAEEVIPRWYKEGKVADVLVVDPPRKGCDEALLNTIIEQKPKRVVYVSCNPATLARDLRILEDGGYKTKEVQPVDMFPHTTHCEAVAWLELV; this is encoded by the coding sequence ATGTCTGCACCAATAAAAAAAAATGATCGTCAAACAGTTTATATAGAAGATTTAACACATGATGGCAATGGCGTCGCAAAAATTGATGGCTATCCATTATTTATACAAGGGGCACTACCTGGAGAAACCGCCGAAATTCATGTCATGAAAACATTAAAGAATTATGGCTTTGCTAAAGTAGTGAATATACTGGAAAAGTCGCCTGATCGTGTAGAAGCGCCATGTGTCTATTTCTCGCAATGTGGAGGATGCCAGTTACAGCACCTTTCGTATGAGGGACAATTAAAATGGAAGCAAAATATGGTCGCAAATGTGATGAAGCGTCTTGGTAAAATCGATGCACCTGTCCTTCCGGTAAAAGGGATGGAAGAGCCCTGGCATTACCGCAACAAATCACAAATACCTTTCGCGCAAAACGAAGCAGGGCAGATGGTGGCAGGCTTCTATAAAACGAAGTCACACTCAATCGTTGATATGGAACGTTGTTTAATTCAAACAGGGGAAGCCGATGTTGTCATGGCAGACTTGAAACGTGAATTAGAAATTTTAGGTGTGCGTCCATATGATGAAAAAACCCATCAAGGCATGTTGCGTCACGTTGTCGTTCGTAAAGGGCGTGCGACAGGCGAAGTAATGGTCGTACTTGTTACAAAGTCCAAGAAGTTCCCGCAGGCGAGTGCGGCAATCGAAAAAATCCGTGCGCTTATCCCTAATGTCACATCGATTGTACAAAATATAAATGGTGAGAAAACAAATGTTATATTCGGCAATGATACATTCACGCTTTGGGGCAAGGATACAATTGAAGATACAATCGGCAATGTCCGCTTTGAAATTTCGGCACGCTCGTTTTATCAAGTCAACCCTGTTCAAACAGAAGTTCTCTATAAACAGGCACTTGATTATGCACAACTTACAGGTAATGAACGTGTAATCGACGCATACTGCGGTATCGGATCTATTTCACTGTTTTTAGCCCAAAAGGCTGGTCACGTAATGGGTGTTGAAATTGTCGAGCAAGCAATTGAGGACGCGAAACGTAATGCCGCGCTAAACGGTTTTACAAACACGTATTTCGAAGCAGGCCCGGCAGAAGAAGTCATTCCACGCTGGTACAAAGAAGGTAAAGTAGCAGATGTATTGGTAGTCGATCCACCACGTAAAGGCTGTGATGAAGCGTTACTGAATACAATCATCGAGCAAAAACCGAAGCGTGTCGTATACGTATCATGCAACCCTGCAACACTTGCACGCGATCTCCGCATTTTAGAAGATGGCGGATATAAAACAAAAGAAGTGCAGCCAGTTGATATGTTCCCGCACACGACACACTGTGAAGCGGTTGCTTGGCTGGAGCTAGTATAA